The Dokdonia donghaensis DSW-1 DNA window ACCAAGCCATCTCTGAAGGTAAGTCTCAGCTCGCAAATGCAAACCCAAAAGAGAAGTCCGAGCTTAACAAAATAATAGGTGAGAGTTACTTTAACCAGAATAAATACAGCGAGGCATTACCATATCTTAAAGAGTATAAAGGTAAACGCGGGAAGTGGAATAATACAGATTACTATCAGCTAGGATATGCTTATTATAAACAAGGAGATTATGCAAGCGCTGTAAATGAGTTTAATAAAATTATAGATGGTAATAACGGCGTTGCACAAAATGCATACTATCACCTGGCACAATCGTACATAAAACTTGATAAAAAGCAAGAAGCTCTCAATGCCTTTAAAAATGCAAGCGAGATGGATTATAACGAGACTATAAAAGAAGATAGTGGTCTCAATTATGCAAAACTTAGCTATGAGATAGGTAACGCATATAAGCCTACACCTACTGTTATAGCAGACTATATGGAAGCTTATCCAAAATCTCCGGCAAAAAGCGAGCTAGAGTCATTACTTATAGATTCTTACATCACCTCAAAAAACTATAAGGAGGCAATGCAACTCCTTGAGAGCAATAATAGTTTTGATAATAAGACAGCTTACCAGAAGGTAGCCTTCTTATATGGGCTTGATTTATATAACGAAGGAAAATTTCCAGAGGCTAGCGCAGCTTTTACAAAATCGCTTAAAGAGCCACAAGACCCATTATACGTTACAAGAGCAACCTACTGGAAAGCAGAGAGCGATTATATTGCAAATGATTTTAAGGAAGCCATTATAGGGTACAAACAGTTTTTAGGCAGCAGTAACGCTGCTAGTACTCCAGAATATGGTGATATAAACTATAACCTGGCCTATGCATATTTTTCTGATAAAAATTATGAGCAAGCAGCAATCTATTTTGAAAATTATACAAAAGGAAATGTGCAAGACAGAACGCGACTTAATGACGCCTTTCTTCGTCTGGGAGATAGTCGCTTTATAAGCAGTAAGTACTGGCCAGCGCTAGAGGCATATAATAGTGCAATTGCTCTTAATGAAACAGATCAAGATTATGCGACTTTTCAAAAATCTATGAGTTACGGTTTTATAAAAAAGAACAGTGATAAGATAGCAGGCCTTAAAAGTTTTGCGACAAAATTTCCGAGGTCTACCTATCGTGATGATGCATTATACGAGCTAGGTAATATGTATGTCTCACAAAATAATAATGACCAGGCCATTGCGGCTTACGATAAGCTTGTAAGAGATCTACCAGGTAGCTCATACGTGTCAAAAGCGCTGCTCAAAAAAGCGCTTATTCTTGATAACAACAACAACTCAGATGAGGCCCTTCGCATACTACGTGGCGTTGCGGCAGATTATCCTGGTACGCCAGAAGCACTGCAAGCAGTGACTACTGCAAAGCTTATTTATATAGACTTAGGTCGTGTAGATGAGTACGGCCAGTGGGTGAGCACGCTAGACTTTATAGATGTTGAAGATGCAGAGCTAGATGATGCTGCATATGCCTCTGCAGAGAAGCAGTATGTAGAAAACAATATAAACCAAGCATCACGACTTTTTGAGGAGTACCTTGCTAATTATCCTAATGGTCAGCACGCGTTACAAGCTCATTTTTATGTGGGTCAGATCGCTTTCGCGAAAGCGGAATACCAACAAACTATACCGCACTATAAGTTTGTAATAGGTAAAGAGCGCAGTGAGTTTACAGAGCAGGCACTGGCAAGACTGGCACAAGTATACCTTACTGCCGAAAATTATGTAGAAGCCATTCCAGTATTACAACGCTTAGAAACAGAAGCAGACTTCCCGCAAAACATCATTTTTGCACAATCTAACCTTATGAAGTCATATTATGAGGGAGATGATTATAATCAAGCGGTAATTTATGCAACAAAAGTGCTAGCAAACTCAAAAATAGATAACACTGTAAAAAGTGATGCTCAAATCATAATAGCACGTTCTTCTATAATAACGGGAGATGAGGTAAGAGCAAAAACAGCCTATGCAGAGGTGCAAAAAATTGCAACGGGTTCTCTAGCGGCAGAGGCTTTGTATTATGATGCTTATTTTAAAAACAAAGCAACAAGCTATGAAGCGTCTAACGTTGCTGTTCAAAAACTAGCAAAAGATTATAGTGGTTACAAAGAGTATGGTGCAAAAGGGCTTGTGCTTATGGCAAAAAACTTTTATGCACTAGGTGATGCTTATCAGGCTACTTATATACTTGAGAGTGTAATCACAAACTTTGCAGATTATCCAGAAACGGTAGAAGAAGCACAAACGCAACTTGCTATTATAAAAGAGGCAGAGGCAAAAACAAATGCTTCGGTAGAGAAAGGGTAATAGTATTAGTACAATATATATTTAAACACGTTAGTCTAACAACGTAAAAAATAAAACACATTTTATGAATAGTTCATTTCATACATCATATAAGCTTATAGTTGCTGTGATAGCACTTCTAGCTGTGCAACTAAGTTATGCTCAAGAAGAAGAGTCTACTATAGGTACAGAAGTGGTAAATGTAGTAAAGGCATACACGCCTACCATACGCGATGCTTTTAAGGTAAAAGCCACACCACAGCTTAATGACTCCATTACCACAGCAAAGAAAAAAGTGACTTACAGCATCTTTTCTGTACCTGTAGCGAGTACGTTTACGCCAGCAAAAGGTAAAGCGGCAGTTGTAAAAAAAGCAAAAAAAGAAAAGTTATATGATAACTATGCAACCTTAGGTTTTGGGAGTTTTACATCTGTACTAGCAGAGTTTTATAGCAATTTTCAAATAAGCCGTACAGAAGATTTTGGGGTGTTTTTAAATCATAACTCTTCACAAGGAGGTATAGATGGTACTGTGGTAGACGATTTCTTTTATGATAGTCGTCTCAATCTCAATTATGGAGCAAGAGAGCGTGATCTTACTTGGCGTGCAGATCTAGATGCAAAGCATCAATTGTATAACTGGTATGGTATACCAGAGGAGCTTAAGGAATTACAAGGCCCGGCAGATGGTCCTTTGTTTACAGAAGATTTTGATGTAACACACTCATATCTCACAGCGGGTCTTAATGGTTCTATAAGTCTTAAAGACTCTTTCTTTAAGGAAGCTACGGGAATGGTACGTTATTTTGGCGATGACCTAGAGAGTACAGAGCTTAGAGCGGTGGTAGCACCTACGGTTGAGTTTCCTATAGCTGGGGAGTTAATTACAACAAAACTGTCTGTAGACTATCTGAGTGGTTCTTTTGCAAATAGCTTTGGTGCAACTGGGACAGAGATTAATTACAGCTTCTTAAACGCAGGGATTAACCCAAGTCTAGTAATTCTAAGAGATGACTTAGAGGTAAAACTAGGGGTAGAAGGTGTTGTATCTCTTGATACAGAAAACAGTGAGACAGATTTCTTTATTTACCCAAAAATTGCTGCATCTTATAGAGTAGCGGGCGATTACTTTATTGCTTATGGAGGACTTGAAGGAGGTCTTATACAAAATAACTACCACGACTTTGCTCAAGAAAACCCTTTTGTATCACCTACACTTATAGTGGCTCCTACAAATAAGCAGTATGATGGATTTTTAGGTATGAAAGGAAAACTGTCTGAAGCTCTAAGCTATAACCTGCGTGCTAGCTATGCATCAGAGAGCGGGAAGGCGTTATACCAGCACAACCCTTACTCGCAGAGTGGTAACAACTTTGGGCAAAATGGCTATGAGAATGGAAACTCCTTTGGTATCGTCTATGATGATGTTAATACATTAGGTGTTTTTGCAGAGCTTAACTTTGATGTAAATGCAAATTTTAAAATGAAGTTAAACGGGCAGTTTAACTCATATACTACAGATGTAGAAGCAGAGGCTTGGAACCTTCCAGACCTACAAGCGTCATTATTTGCAGATTATCAGATTACAGAGCAATGGTTTGCTGGAGTAAACTTATTTTTTATAGGAGAGCGTCAGGATCTTGTATTTAGTCAAGACCCGGTAGATATATTAACGCCTAGCTCTATAGAAACATTAGAGAGCTATTTTGATGCAAATGCGCACGTGGGTTATCGCTTTAATAATCGTCTATCTGCCTTTGCTAGAGTTAATAACATTCTAGATAGTAACTACCAGAAATGGCTTAATTATGAAGTGCAAGGACTTCAAGGTATGGTAGGTGCTACTTATAAGTTTGATTTTTAGTAAAAATAACACCTGTCACAAAGCAACCTTTCTGTAGTACCTGCATCCTTTATGTAAACCCTATATAATGAAAAGAATGTTAGGCATTGTTGCCTTGTTTATAGCTACTATTTCTTGCAGTTCTGATTTAGATTCTGCTAGTCTTTCAGATTGTAGTCTTGTAGATTGTGCCTCTGGTAATTTACTATTACAATTTTTAGATAGTGAGACAGAAGAAGATGTGTTTTTTAACGGCACTTATAATCTTGAAGATGTAGTTATAACAGATCTAGAAACTAATGAGGATTTTGTATTCTTTACAGGTACCTCTCAAGAGTTTGAAACGGCACAAATAGCGCTTAATACATTTTTTGAAAGTCGTAACAATGTGATGCTTCGTATAGCCGTGCCAGATGGCTTTGAGACTACCTTATCATTTGATGTGACATTTATACAGGGAGAATGTTGTAATGTAAATAACTATACAGACGTATCATTTACAAATGTGACTAGCGTAGATGATAGTGATGGAGATCTCATATATAAAATATTCTTATAAAACACTTAGGTATGAAAAAGCTACTTGTTCTTATCATATTAAGTTTGTCACTAGTTGCTTGCGACTCAGATGATCTAGATTGTGCAAACGTACTCTGTGCGCCAGGCCCAGCGATGGTAATAACCTTTTTTGATGCCGAAACTGGAGAGCAATTATACACAGATACAGATGGAGAAGCTCCAGACGGTTTTACTATTACCGTACAAAATGACTTAGAGCTTTCGTATAACCAAGGTTACGTTTTTCAAGATGGAGAGCTTGTCATATATGTTTTTCCAGAGGTGGCTACCATCGTTCAAGAAGGCGTTTTTGATGTGACAATAAATGCAACAGTACAGACACAAGAATCTTCAGGGTGTTGTCCAGATTATAGCATAAGTAACATTAATGCTACAGGTGGAGATCTCACTGTAACACAATCACCAGAGTTGAGGTTGCGCATAGATTTTTAGAAAAAAATCGAAACTAAAAAACAAGAGGTTTTGTACATTAGTGCAAAACCTTTTTTCTTTTGAATAACACTTGGCACTGCGAGCTCTGTAACCACCAGCGTAAAAACCTAAAAGAAGGTTCTATTTGCAATCTTACAAAGCGAAAACCAGCCTTTAATCGTACCTGCTCAAAAAAGCTGTTTTCTACAAAATTTAAAAACCAACTTAGAGAAGTAAACGTTGTTTATGAGCACGCTATAAAAGATAAATGGTGGAACTACAGCTATACTATAATATTTGGCTTGCTAGGTGTGGGGATCACTTGTTTGGCTGCTTATTCTATAGTTTACATAAATAATCTTAATAATTCATTTCATTCGTCTAACGCTTATAGTTTAAGAATATACTTAATACCATTTATAATTTTTGGAATTGCCCTTAAGATTTTATCACAAGCAATAGGGATGTACAATATGTACGTATTAAAATCTCGAGAGGCAAAACTTAAAAAAGATCGGGTAGATGCCGTGCTTGCTTTATATGGTATCACCTATGATATAGACGTACAACTACACTCTAATTATAGGTTTCCTCAAGATGCTCAAGTAGATTTACAAATTAATAATCTTAGGTAATCACTTATAACTTCTCTTTCGTATTTTTATGCTTTAAACCATATTTTGATGCGTAAACTTTTATTTTCTTTATCAGTTCTTAGTCTTTTCATTTCTTGCGATAACAAGCAGGAGGCAGACCTTATTGTCACAAATGCAAATGTGTATACGGTTAATGAC harbors:
- a CDS encoding TonB-dependent receptor, whose amino-acid sequence is MNSSFHTSYKLIVAVIALLAVQLSYAQEEESTIGTEVVNVVKAYTPTIRDAFKVKATPQLNDSITTAKKKVTYSIFSVPVASTFTPAKGKAAVVKKAKKEKLYDNYATLGFGSFTSVLAEFYSNFQISRTEDFGVFLNHNSSQGGIDGTVVDDFFYDSRLNLNYGARERDLTWRADLDAKHQLYNWYGIPEELKELQGPADGPLFTEDFDVTHSYLTAGLNGSISLKDSFFKEATGMVRYFGDDLESTELRAVVAPTVEFPIAGELITTKLSVDYLSGSFANSFGATGTEINYSFLNAGINPSLVILRDDLEVKLGVEGVVSLDTENSETDFFIYPKIAASYRVAGDYFIAYGGLEGGLIQNNYHDFAQENPFVSPTLIVAPTNKQYDGFLGMKGKLSEALSYNLRASYASESGKALYQHNPYSQSGNNFGQNGYENGNSFGIVYDDVNTLGVFAELNFDVNANFKMKLNGQFNSYTTDVEAEAWNLPDLQASLFADYQITEQWFAGVNLFFIGERQDLVFSQDPVDILTPSSIETLESYFDANAHVGYRFNNRLSAFARVNNILDSNYQKWLNYEVQGLQGMVGATYKFDF
- a CDS encoding tetratricopeptide repeat protein, with translation MHKIKYVLVALFLYTSIAVGQQSAIYTNDLAQFNKALSLYNSKQYLASQTLFEEVKAKTDDTTVKGDCAYYIANAAVRLNQQGADNLMLAFVTEYPTSTKRNSAFLDVAQYYFENGKFAYARKWYDRVDEATLTEGEKETFYFNNGYAYFKSKRFDEAKKYLNRVRDSQKYGAQAKYYIGFMAYEGDDYEQANELFDEVEAESGGAYNEDLAYFKADLNFKLGKFDQAISEGKSQLANANPKEKSELNKIIGESYFNQNKYSEALPYLKEYKGKRGKWNNTDYYQLGYAYYKQGDYASAVNEFNKIIDGNNGVAQNAYYHLAQSYIKLDKKQEALNAFKNASEMDYNETIKEDSGLNYAKLSYEIGNAYKPTPTVIADYMEAYPKSPAKSELESLLIDSYITSKNYKEAMQLLESNNSFDNKTAYQKVAFLYGLDLYNEGKFPEASAAFTKSLKEPQDPLYVTRATYWKAESDYIANDFKEAIIGYKQFLGSSNAASTPEYGDINYNLAYAYFSDKNYEQAAIYFENYTKGNVQDRTRLNDAFLRLGDSRFISSKYWPALEAYNSAIALNETDQDYATFQKSMSYGFIKKNSDKIAGLKSFATKFPRSTYRDDALYELGNMYVSQNNNDQAIAAYDKLVRDLPGSSYVSKALLKKALILDNNNNSDEALRILRGVAADYPGTPEALQAVTTAKLIYIDLGRVDEYGQWVSTLDFIDVEDAELDDAAYASAEKQYVENNINQASRLFEEYLANYPNGQHALQAHFYVGQIAFAKAEYQQTIPHYKFVIGKERSEFTEQALARLAQVYLTAENYVEAIPVLQRLETEADFPQNIIFAQSNLMKSYYEGDDYNQAVIYATKVLANSKIDNTVKSDAQIIIARSSIITGDEVRAKTAYAEVQKIATGSLAAEALYYDAYFKNKATSYEASNVAVQKLAKDYSGYKEYGAKGLVLMAKNFYALGDAYQATYILESVITNFADYPETVEEAQTQLAIIKEAEAKTNASVEKG